Genomic window (Paenibacillus sp. 37):
ACATATGTTTTGTTGGATGTTTCCTGTTCCTTAAATCTAATACTATGGTATTCCGTTTCAGCTTCAATTAAAATGAATAATATGATTGAAACATGAACTATCTGGTCATAATTTTCAAATTGCAAGGAGTATGCCCATGCCGACAGATCAAACCTGCCAAGTTCTTACAGCAGGCTTTTCATTTCATCGTAAACCCTACGCTATGGTGCAGCCTGAAGGGGTGAAGAACTACCTGTTAAGACTGCAAACAGACGGACGTTGCCGTGCACGCATAGACGGGGACATGTCCCTGGTGGATGCGGGCGATCTGCTTCTTTTTGACCCTGACGAGCCCTATGAGCTGAGAATAGACAATGAAACCAATCCGATGGGAGAACGACTGGTAGAGAGTGGCGACTATCACATCTTCTTTAATGGTTCCTGGGTGGATGAGTGGTGGAAACGTCACAAACGGCCGACCCGAATCAAAGTCGAACTGACGGAAAGCCTCTTGGTCCTGTTTCGACAGCTCGTACTGGAGCAGCGCCGCATCTCCAATCCTTATCCGGAGATTTCAAGTTATTATATGCGAATTTTATGTCTCGAAGTGGATCGTCTGCTCGCGGAGCATCCAACGATAACCAACACCAATTATGTGGCTTATGAGATCAAAAACTACATTGAAGAAAACGCTTCCTCTTTATTCAAGCTGGATGATGTGGCAACACATATTGGCATCAGTGTCTCACGGGGTGTACATCTCTTCAAAGAAGCGTTTGGCAAAAGCATCATGCAATACACGCTTGACGTACGGCTGAATATGGCCAGGGAACGGATTATTTTCAGTCCTATGACCCTGGAGCAAGTGTCTGAGTCTTCCGGCTTTAACAACTATACCTATTTTCATCGGGTATTCCGTTCCCGGTTCGGCATGTCCCCGAAGGAATTCCGCGTTATTCACCGGGAACAGATGTAATCATACCAGTATACGTAAGTTGAACTTATTTGCGCGCGGCTATGGCCTCGGATACAACCATCGCCAGATCTTCATTGCCAAACATGGACAACACGCCAAGTACCGTATCATCCGGGATCTCACCGGCTTCCTCCTTGGATACAATCAGCTTCTGCACCTGCTGCAAACGCTCGTTGCTCTGCTGATTCGGGTAGGCTTGCCGGTACATCTCTTCCGGGTCCAAACCATTATTGACACACCACTGGGCAAATACGAGGATCATCATCTCTTCTTCCTGTTTATAGGTTTCTACAACAGCTTCCTCGATCTGTTTATTACGTTCCTTTTCATATTCATCCATGACTTGTATTCCTCCGTATGTGTATTCTGCAATTATTTGCGAATCAGTTGTTCCGCCAGTTCATGACTGTCCATGACATGACTTGCACTGATCAGGCAATCATCAGGTGAGTCCAGACAAGCCAGGAAATTGTCAACTGCTCCGCTAAAACCTCTGCGTGTTAACACGGTGTCCCAGCTCCCGAACGTTTCTTTGGTTTCCAGCCCCCCCTGTTCCATGTAGCTGATCGTGTCCATGTTCACCACTTCAACAGATCGTCCACCACCATGCAATTCGATCTTCTCCAGATCTGCCCCAGCTTCACGCACCATATCGAATCGACCGTAGGCTGTTCTGCCCAGCTTGGCCGTTCCGGTTGCGTGCAGCAGTCTGTCCAGATCATTCTTCCGAATCCATTGATGAATCAACTCCACATTATGATCCGAGTACCACAACATCAGATCCAGTATATGGATGAGATCATCATAGATGGTTTCTGCCGCAGGACGATCCTGAATGCCTGTCCGATGTTTGGTTACTGTTAGGGACTCAAAGCCTTTTCCACCCTGCATCCATTCTTTCGCTTTTTGGTACATCGGTGCGAATCTGCGGTTGAAGCCCACTGCCAGCAACAGCCCTTGTGCCTCGGCAAAAGCAGTCATCTCTTCCGACTCCCGAATCGTATAGGATAACGGCTTGTCTACGTACACGGCTAATCCCTGTTCCAGACATTGCATGACAATATCAAAGTGTGCTTCCGTTGCTGTATGTACAAACACCGCATCCAGATCCCAGGACAACAGTTCTTTCAGATCCGTTGTTCCCCGTTCTAATCTATACGCCTTTTGAACGGCTTTGACCGGCTCCGGAGATCGGTTCATAATGCCTACAATCTCCACGTTCGGATGAGCTGTTAACAGCGGCAAATATACTTTACGTGCAATATCGCCGAGGCCGATAATTGCAACTCGTTTACGTTGGGTTGTTTCCATGATGATCATTCCACCTTCAGTTCGGTTCTATATTTCCACGTCCTATAGTGTAACCCTTCAGACAGCAACTTGCCAGTGATTGCAGCAGACTTCGCACGAATTGTTCAGACAATGGGCGAACGTGGTAAACTTAGGAGGAACAGCAGTACAGATCGGGACACGACCAGACCTGCCTGATCTGAAAGGAGCGTTTGGGATTTTGCGAAAATGGTTATGGCTTCTGTTATATGTTTTACTTGCAGGAGTCACGTTTATTTACAGATATGAACTGCTGGCCTGGACCGATCTTCATCAGTCCATTCCGCTGTTACTCGCCATGGCAACATTGTTTGCTCTTGTGCCTGTCATTCCTTATAAGTTTGTTATTATCGCCTTTGGTTACAGTTACGGTACCACCACGGCAGCCTGGATATGCTGGCTTGGCACCACACTTGCAGCCATGCTCGTCTATGGCGGAGCAAGAACCATCTTCAGACATCAGGCGAGATCGTACCTCGAACGCATTCGGGGTCTTAACCGTTTTACCACATGGATGGAAGCACATCCGTTCATGGGTGTCATGTCGATGAGACTGTTGCCGATCGTGCCTCAGATGGCCGTTAATATCTACGCAGGTATAACGTACACGCCATTCTGGGTCTTCATGCTTGCCACGGCCATTGGGAAAATGCCAGCGATTTTTGTATTTGCCTATGCAGGTGCACAGGCTGAAACCTCAATCTGGCTGAGCCTGGGGATTCTTGCCGGATATCTGGTGATCATGGCCATTGTTTTGCTCTTATTTCGCTTTCGATCACGCAACAAAGCCTGAATTCAGAATGCGCAAACCGTTCAGATTCAGCTTGTTTTCATTCCGGCTTGGTTGGCTTGCCAATTCAGGATATAATAGAAGAGCAAGCCTAATGCTTGTGTAACAAGTTTTAATAAAACGGTAGATTGCTGGAGCTCGAACACGAGCGCTAAATCTTCATCAGAAATGGAGTGACTATAGCATGGAACAACATTCAAGTGAGTTAGCAACTTTTGCAGGCGGATG
Coding sequences:
- a CDS encoding AraC family transcriptional regulator; this translates as MPTDQTCQVLTAGFSFHRKPYAMVQPEGVKNYLLRLQTDGRCRARIDGDMSLVDAGDLLLFDPDEPYELRIDNETNPMGERLVESGDYHIFFNGSWVDEWWKRHKRPTRIKVELTESLLVLFRQLVLEQRRISNPYPEISSYYMRILCLEVDRLLAEHPTITNTNYVAYEIKNYIEENASSLFKLDDVATHIGISVSRGVHLFKEAFGKSIMQYTLDVRLNMARERIIFSPMTLEQVSESSGFNNYTYFHRVFRSRFGMSPKEFRVIHREQM
- a CDS encoding Gfo/Idh/MocA family protein, with amino-acid sequence METTQRKRVAIIGLGDIARKVYLPLLTAHPNVEIVGIMNRSPEPVKAVQKAYRLERGTTDLKELLSWDLDAVFVHTATEAHFDIVMQCLEQGLAVYVDKPLSYTIRESEEMTAFAEAQGLLLAVGFNRRFAPMYQKAKEWMQGGKGFESLTVTKHRTGIQDRPAAETIYDDLIHILDLMLWYSDHNVELIHQWIRKNDLDRLLHATGTAKLGRTAYGRFDMVREAGADLEKIELHGGGRSVEVVNMDTISYMEQGGLETKETFGSWDTVLTRRGFSGAVDNFLACLDSPDDCLISASHVMDSHELAEQLIRK
- a CDS encoding TVP38/TMEM64 family protein translates to MFRQWANVVNLGGTAVQIGTRPDLPDLKGAFGILRKWLWLLLYVLLAGVTFIYRYELLAWTDLHQSIPLLLAMATLFALVPVIPYKFVIIAFGYSYGTTTAAWICWLGTTLAAMLVYGGARTIFRHQARSYLERIRGLNRFTTWMEAHPFMGVMSMRLLPIVPQMAVNIYAGITYTPFWVFMLATAIGKMPAIFVFAYAGAQAETSIWLSLGILAGYLVIMAIVLLLFRFRSRNKA